Proteins encoded by one window of Puntigrus tetrazona isolate hp1 chromosome 17, ASM1883169v1, whole genome shotgun sequence:
- the fabp7a gene encoding fatty acid binding protein 7, brain, a encodes MVDAFCATWKLVDSQNFDEYMKSLGVGFATRQVGNVTKPTIVISHEDDKVVIKTLSTFKNTEISFKLGEEFEETTADDRHVKSTVTLEGDNLIHVQRWDGKETKFVREIKDGKMIMTLTFEGVQAVRSYEKA; translated from the exons ATGGTTGATGCGTTCTGTGCAACTTGGAAACTGGTCGACAGCCAGAACTTCGATGAATACATGAAATCACTGG GTGTTGGCTTTGCCACCAGGCAAGTAGGCAATGTGACCAAACCCACAATTGTCATCAGTCACGAGGATGACAAAGTTGTGATAAAGACGCTGAGCACCTTCAAAAACACCGAGATTTCTTTCAAACTGGGAGAGGAGTTTGAAGAAACCACAGCAGATGACAGACATGTAAAG TCCACTGTAACTTTGGAAGGTGATAATCTCATCCACGTTCAGAGGTGGGACGGCAAGGAGACCAAGTTCGTTAGAGAAATCAAGGACGGTAAAATGATTATG ACCTTGACCTTTGAGGGTGTGCAAGCTGTCCGTTCATACGAAAAGGCATAA